In one Drosophila albomicans strain 15112-1751.03 chromosome X, ASM965048v2, whole genome shotgun sequence genomic region, the following are encoded:
- the LOC117572191 gene encoding putative mediator of RNA polymerase II transcription subunit 26 isoform X2 — MPLYSDSSNYYYSGGSSQLYSPYYSSSSSSPGSYTSSYNRAYPGSYMVPLLPSPRSPSYTTSSSIVGSGVVGGSSSNSLLGLSSRYQPKLTTITETSALTGRHSGHSSLMPLTRIQSPKYSSVSSYGSSSNSSSSSSSHRYIPPRPIAINTADIDVSSARYHRRSAEPEPAAVVERKQEKQAEPQEEQQQQQPEKQQQHLEQEQQGQSQAPPRRSTIRRNRAVVRLSTIRRRSKERNSEQPQQQQQPQQQQQQPEEHQFRDLPPAAEPSLSWRQKLAEELAAFPATSNKKSPGELLRERFYIHDEKQQLAELRQQQKQQQQQAKQTTPTERTTQQQQQQQQQQRQQPAKQSDEETEESSELEETAEQVQETIRRLSLVQCPTFHDICEDISSDKIDDDLNAGELRRRASIIQEQEQELLNKLQKSNSGTFQLIHLERRSSHDSTTADESTAAAVAKQAKKRKSKKLRHKITAIVDVENAVTAQTQSQQQQLQQQQQHHMPSVLELNEEQAAIGNPPLSPKPKFTVNVETVEEHQQIHKIFKLPKKKVAPPKASQVDQVLPEGFMKAAPKAKTSPIKKPSKPKEQDQAKLLEKEKLEAEEKQLMQEKMQEEKLKQEEKLKEEKLEQEKLQEEKLKQEEKLKEEKLQQEKLQEEKLKQEKLQEEKLKAEKLQKEEKLKQEKLQEEKLKEEKLQKEEKLKQEKLQEEKLKEEKLQQEKLQQEKLQLQKEKLQQEKLQQEKLQQEKLQQEKLKQEKLEQEKKQKEKLQREKLQKEKLQQEKLQREKLEQEKVQKEKQQQKLQEDKLKQEKEQKEKEQHEKLLKQQQQQQQAGVAQIFTFDEAAIQQSQATLTPTATPTPAAVKQEGVATPKPIRKAIQKSESGEDFWSQIGSRETLYMNNRKKVITDRQLETTSEEATSPKEAASATPTLKSAIHIELKQPATTSNGKSLPATPAITLSNSTPATPKLTTKSEPATPLAPTATATSSPKATPATPKLNSTAATATVAKTETSPKSTATATKTEAGTTATTPKSMPATLKPADKLATAVAKPVTMTAKTTATVAAAKEQQQSGNAAVSTTTVVMTTASTIATGKSKLCETAATTAATTTTAATAAPKINTGQAAKSPEQQQAAAAKINKTTHNNERQQQQPQPQQQQPPSNVATSKQETETKTKLTEIVEPKSKVQSPKATTTAATAKPKAAAAKKKATAATAAAATPTTAAATETLPDSNVTPINADQFISLAPTKAAIAAATNASSPATATAAAAATTAAAAATTATAATTPTTTGDALRDVVANVADNNGNEGDDVVDNNDNDNNDGDDDNSCGEGVGNNLSKFATVSNLAQCLRDVDAELDDYIPSSAENSEDSSDDSSFDDSSSANGLENNLNLSASMKKKQRKEKKKQKAKDAKEAPARFDPQKKIKIDPSTKCYVKEEAPRYPLVATPRPLWKREKIVYSDENTDDESSSEGSEATGGSLDEETDDDDSDACSSNNSSSSEEFDDESATRGGAAATATNTSATSATSAAAATTAATNKTHLAAPGQASTSTSTSASASASSSPSIIRMSTCSNDSGFEGGTAPSSPKKMLDDFHFLAVLGKGSFGKVLLAELRDTTYYYAIKCLKKDVVLEDDDVDSTLIERKVLALGTKHPYLCHLFCTFQTESHLFFVMEYLNGGDLMFHIQESGRFSEERARFYGAEIISGLKFLHKKGIIYRDLKLDNVLLDYEGHVRIADFGMCKLQIYLDKTADSFCGTPDYMAPEIIKGEKYNQNVDWWSFGVLLYEMLIGQSPFSGCDEDELFWSICNEIPWFPVYISAEATGILKGLLEKDYTKRIGSQYSPAGDIADHIFFRPIEWNLLEKRQIEPPFKPQVKHPLDTQYFDRVFTRERVRLTPIDKEILASMDQKQFHGFTYTNPHITLD; from the exons ATGCCGCTCTATTCGGATTCGAGCAATTATTACTACAGCGGGGGCAGCAGTCAACTTTATTCGCCCtattacagcagcagcagcagcagccctgGCAGCTATACGTCCAGCTATAATCGCGCCTATCCAGGCAGCTATATGGTGCCGTTGCTGCCCTCGCCCCGCTCGCCCAGCTACACcacgagcagcagcatcgtTGGCAGCGGTGTTgtcggcggcagcagcagcaacagtttaTTGGGTTTGTCGTCGCGTTATCAGCCCAAACTGACGACCATAACAGAGACATCGGCCCTAACGGGACGACACAGTGGCCACAGCAGTCTGATGCCCCTGACGCGCATTCAGTCGCCCAAGTACAGCTCAGTGTCGAGctacggcagcagcagcaacagtagcagcagcagcagcagccatcgCTATATACCGCCTAGACCGATAGCAATCAATACGGCGGACATTGATGTGAGTTCAGCGAGGTATCATCGTCGCTCAGCGGAGCCAGAGCCAGCTGCAGTTGTGGAGCGCAAGCAGGAGAAGCAAGCTGAACCACaagaggagcaacagcagcagcaaccagaaaagcaacaacagcacctCGAACAAGAGCAGCAGGGACAATCGCAAGCTCCGCCTAGACGCTCGACAATACGACGCAATCGTGCTGTGGTGCGTCTCTCGACCATCAGACGACGCAGCAAGGAACGCAACAGCGAGCAacctcaacagcagcagcaaccacaacaacaacaacagcaaccagagGAACATCAATTTCGTGATCTGCCGCCAGCAGCTGAGCCAAGTCTCAGTTGGCGACAAAAACTTGCCGAGGAGTTGGCCGCATTCCCAGCGACGAGCAACAAAAAGTCACCCGGAGAATTGCTGCGCGAACGTTTCTACATACACGATGAGAAGCAACAGCTGGCGGAGTTGCgtcagcagcaaaagcagcagcaacaacaggcaaaacaaacaacaccaacagaacggacaacacagcaacaacaacaacaacaacagcagcagcgacagcagccagcaaaacAGTCCGATGAAGAGACGGAAGAATCTTCGGAGCTGGAAGAGACTGCGGAACAGGTGCAGGAAACCATTCGTCGGCTGAGTTTGGTGCAGTGTCCCACATTTCATGACATCTGCGAGGACATCTCGTCGGATAAGATCGACGACGATCTGAATGCCGGCGAGTTGCGACGACGTGCTTCGATCATACAGGAACAGGAACAGGAGTTGCTTAACAAGTTGCAAAAGTCGAATTCGGGAACGTTTCAGTTGATCCATTTGGAGCGTCGCAGCAGCCATGACAGCACCACAGCCGATGAgtcgacagcggcagcagtgGCCAAGCAGGCGAAGAAACGCAAGAGCAAGAAGTTGCGACACAAGATCACCGCCATTGTGGATGTGGAGAATGCGGTGACAGCTCAGACacaatcacagcaacagcaactgcaacagcaacagcagcatcataTGCCGAGTGTGCTGGAACTAAACGAAGAGCAGGCAGCCATAGGCAACCCGCCATTGAGTCCCAAGCCCAAGTTTACGGTGAATGTGGAGACGGTGGAGGAGCATCAGCAGATACACAAGATCTTCAAGTTGCCCAAGAAAAAGGTGGCGCCACCGAAGGCTTCGCAAGTGGATCAAGTGTTGCCCGAGGGCTTCATGAAGGCGGCGCCCAAGGCAAAGACATCGCCGATTAAGAAGCCAAGCAAGCCCAAGGAACAGGATCAAGCGAAGCTGTTGGAGAAAGAGAAACTAGAGGCTGAGGAGAAGCAGCTGATGCAGGAGAAAATGCAAGAGGAGAAGTTGAAGCAGGAGGAGAAACTGAAGGAAGAGAAATTGGAACAAGAGAAGTTGCAAGAGGAGAAATTGAAGCAGGAGGAGAAACTGAAGGAAGAGAAATTGCAACAAGAGAAGTTGCAAGAGGAAAAATTGAAGCAGGAGAAGTTGCAAGAGGAGAAATTAAAGGCggaaaaactgcaaaaagaggaaaaatTGAAGCAGGAGAAATTACAAGAGGAGAAATTAAAGGAggaaaaactgcaaaaagaggaaaaatTGAAGCAGGAGAAATTGCAAGAGGAAAAATTAAAGGAGGAAAAACTGCAGCAAGAGAAACTGCAACAAGAAAAGCTGCAACTTCAGAAGGAGAAGTTGCAACAGGAAAAGTTGCAGCAGGAAAAACTGCAGCAGGAAAAACTGCAACAGGAAAAATTGAAGCAGGAGAAATTGGAACAGGAGAAAAAACAGAAGGAGAAACTACAAAGGGAGAAATTACAGAAAGAGAAACTGCAGCAGGAGAAACTGCAAAGGGAGAAATTGGAACAGGAGAAAgtgcaaaaggaaaaacagcagcagaaactgCAGGAGGACAAATTGAAGCAGGAAAAAgagcaaaaggaaaaggagCAACATGAAAAATTgctcaagcagcagcagcaacaacaacaagcgggAGTAGCGCAGATTTTCACCTTCGACGAGGCCGCAATTCAACAGAGTCAGGCAACCCTGACGCCTacggccacgcccacgcccgcAGCCGTGAAACAAGAGGGCGTGGCCACGCCCAAACCCATCAGGAAGGCGATACAAAAGTCGGAGAGCGGCGAGGACTTTTGGTCGCAGATCGGATCCCGGGAGACGCTCTACATGAACAATCGCAAGAAGGTGATTACGGATCGGCAGCTGGAGACAACCAGCGAGGAAGCAACATCTCCCAAggaagcagcatcagcaacaccGACACTAAAGTCTGCAATACACATTGAACTcaagcagccagcaacaaccTCAAATGGCAAATCGCTGCCAGCAACACCAGCCATAACTTTGTCGAATTCGACACCAGCAACACCCAAGTTGACAACGAAATCGGAACCAGCAACACCACTTGCACCgacagcaactgcaaccaGTTCGCCCAAAGCAACGCCAGCAACACCAAAGCTaaacagcacagcagcaacagcaactgttgctaaAACCGAAACATCTCCcaaatcaacagcaactgcaaccaaAACGGAAGCaggcacaacagcaacaactccaAAGAGCATGCCAGCAACATTGAAGCCAGCTGATAAGCTAGCGACAGCAGTTGCAAAGCCAGTGACAATGACAgcaaagacaacagcaacggttgctgctgcaaaggaacaacaacaatctggcaacgctgcaGTCAGCACAACTACTGTAGTCATGACAACCGCatcaacaatagcaacaggcAAATCAAAACTGTGCGAAacggcggcaacaacagcagcaacaacaacaacagcagctacgGCAgcgccaaaaataaataccggGCAAGCGGCCAAGTCACctgaacaacaacaggcagcggcagcgaaaataaataaaacaacgcATAATAAtgagcgacaacaacagcagccgcagccgcagcagcagcaaccaccaaGCAACGTAGCAACATCCAAGCAAGAAACGGAAACTAAAACGAAATTGACGGAAATTGTTGAGCCAAAGTCAAAGGTGCAATCACcgaaagcgacaacaacagcagcaacagcaaagccaaaagcagcagcagccaaaaagaaagccacagcagcaacagcagcagcagcaactccgacaacagcagcagcaactgaaacGTTGCCGGACAGCAATGTGACCCCAATCAATGCCGATCAATTTATATCGTTGGCCCCCACAAAGGCGGCCATTGCAGCGGCCACAAATGCGTCATCgccggcaactgcaacagcagcagcagcagccacaacagcagcagcagcagccacaacagcaacagcagcgacaacgccTACAACAACAGGCGATGCGCTACGCGATGTTGTGGCGAATGTTGCtgacaacaacggcaacgaaggcgacgacgtcgtcgacaacaatgacaacgacaacaacgacggcgacgacgacaacagctGCGGCGAAGGCGTCGGCAATAATTTATCAAAGTTTGCAACAGTATCGAATTTGGCACAGTGTCTGCGAGACGTTGACGCCGAGCTAGACGATTATATACCATCGTCGGCGGAAAATAGCGAAGATAGCAGCGACGATAGCAGTTTTGACGATTCCTCCAGCGCGAACGGTTTAGAAAACAATCTCAATCTCAGTGCCAGCATGAAGAAGAAACAGCGCAaggagaagaaaaaacaaaaggccaAAGATGCCAAAGAGGCGCCAGCACGTTTCGATCCCCAGAAGAAGATCAAAATCGATCCCAGCACCAAGTGTTATGTGAAAGAGGAGGCGCCACGCTATCCCCTCGTTGCCACGCCTCGTCCGCTGTGGAAGCGCGAAAAGATCGTGTATTCCGATGAGAATACCGATGATGAGAGCAGCTCCGAGGGCAGCGAGGCAACGGGCGGATCCCTTGACGAGGAGaccgatgacgatgacagcGATgcgtgcagcagcaacaacagctccaGCTCCGAGGAGTTTGACGACGAGTCAGCAACCagaggaggagcagcagcaacagccacaaatacatcagcaacatcagcaacatcagcagcagcagcaacgacggcagcaacaaataaGACACACTTGGCGGCACCAGGACAAGCGTCCACTTCCACATCGAcctcggcatcggcatcggcgtCGAGTTCGCCGTCGATCATCAGGATGAGCACGTGCAGCAATGATTCCGGCTTTGAGGGCGGCACTGCGCCGTCCAGTCCCAAAAAGATGTTGG atgattttcattttctggCCGTGCTGGGCAAAGGAAGTTTCGGCAAG GTACTGCTCGCTGAGCTGCGTGATACAACATATTATTATGCCATCAAGTGCCTGAAGAAGGATGTTGTGCTGGAGGACGATGACGTCGACTCAACGCTGATCGAACGCAAAGTTTTGGCATTGGGCACCAAGCATCCATATCTATGCCATCTGTTTTGCACATTTCAAACAGAG AGTCATCTGTTCTTTGTGATGGAATATCTAAATGGCGGAGATCTCATGTTCCACATCCAGGAGAGCGGACGTTTCTCCGAGGAGCGTGCACGTTTTTATGGCGCCGAAATCATATCTGGCCTCAAGTTTTTGCACAAGAAGGGCATTATCTACAG GGATCTCAAATTGGACAATGTATTGCTGGACTATGAGGGTCATGTGCGTATTGCTGATTTTGGCatgtgcaaattgcaaatctaTTTGGATAAGACGGCCGATAGTTTTTGCGGCACACCCGATTACATGGCGCCCGAAATCATCAAG GGTGAGAAATACAATCAGAATGTGGATTGGTGGTCATTCGGTGTGCTGCTCTACGAAATGCTAATCGGACAATCGCCATTCAGTGGCTGCGATGAGGACGAACTCTTCTGGTCGATCTGCAATGAAATTCCATGGTTCCCCGTCTATATATCCGCCGAAGCAACTGGCATACTCAAGGGC CTGCTGGAGAAGGATTACACGAAGCGCATTGGATCACAGTATAGTCCGGCTGGCGATATTGCCGATCATATATTCTTCCGGCCCATCGAATGGAATCTGCTCGAGAAGCGGCAAATTGAGCCGCCCTTTAAGCCCCAAGTG AAACATCCATTGGATACGCAATATTTCGATCGTGTGTTTACTCGAGAGCGTGTCCGTCTCACGCCCATCGATAAAGAAATACTCGCTTCCATGGATCAGAAGCAGTTCCATGGCTTTACCTACACAAATCCGCACATCACCCTGGACTAG